From the Panthera leo isolate Ple1 chromosome C1, P.leo_Ple1_pat1.1, whole genome shotgun sequence genome, one window contains:
- the ING5 gene encoding inhibitor of growth protein 5 isoform X1: protein MATAMYLEHYLDSIENLPCELQRNFQLMRELDQRTEDKKAEIDILAAEYISTVKTLSPDQRVEHLQKIQSAYSKCKEYSDDKVQLAMQTYEMVDKHIRRLDADLARFEADLKDKMEGSDFESSGGRGLKKGRGQKEKRGSRGRGRRTSEEDTPKKKKHKGGSEFTDTILSVHPSDVLDMPVDPNEPTYCLCHQVSYGEMIGCDNPDCPIEWFHFACVDLTTKPKGKWFCPRCVQERRRRK, encoded by the exons ATGGCGACCGCCATGTACTTGGAGCACTACCTGGACA GTATCGAGAACCTTCCTTGTGAGCTGCAGAGGAACTTCCAGCTCATGAGAGAGCTGGACCAGAGGACGGAAG ATAAGAAGGCAGAGATCGACATCCTGGCTGCGGAGTATATCTCCACGGTGAAGACGCTTTCTCCAGACCAGCGTGTGGAGCACCTGCAGAAGATCCAGAGCGCCTACAGCAAGTGTAAGGAGTACAGTGATGATAAGGTGCAGCTGGCCATGCAGACCTATGAGATG GTGGATAAACACATTCGAAGGCTCGACGCAGACCTGGCACGCTTCGAAGCAGACCTGAAGGACAAGATGGAGGGCAGTGACTTTGAAAGCTCCGGAGGACGAGGGTTAAAAA AAGGTCgaggtcagaaagaaaaaagaggctcCCGAGGTCGTGGCAGGAGGACCTCAGAAGAAGACActccaaagaaaaagaagcataaagGAGG GTCTGAGTTCACCGACACCATCTTGTCCGTGCACCCCTCTGACGTGCTGGACATGCCCGTGGACCCAAATGAGCCCACCTACTGCCTGTGCCACCAGGTGTCCTACGGGGAGATGATAGGCTGTGACAACCCGGAC TGTCCTATCGAGTGGTTTCACTTCGCCTGCGTGGATCTGACCACGAAACCCAAAGGAAAATG GTTCTGTCCCCGGTGCGttcaggagaggaggaggaggaagtga
- the ING5 gene encoding inhibitor of growth protein 5 isoform X2 gives MRELDQRTEDKKAEIDILAAEYISTVKTLSPDQRVEHLQKIQSAYSKCKEYSDDKVQLAMQTYEMVDKHIRRLDADLARFEADLKDKMEGSDFESSGGRGLKKGRGQKEKRGSRGRGRRTSEEDTPKKKKHKGGSEFTDTILSVHPSDVLDMPVDPNEPTYCLCHQVSYGEMIGCDNPDCPIEWFHFACVDLTTKPKGKWFCPRCVQERRRRK, from the exons ATGAGAGAGCTGGACCAGAGGACGGAAG ATAAGAAGGCAGAGATCGACATCCTGGCTGCGGAGTATATCTCCACGGTGAAGACGCTTTCTCCAGACCAGCGTGTGGAGCACCTGCAGAAGATCCAGAGCGCCTACAGCAAGTGTAAGGAGTACAGTGATGATAAGGTGCAGCTGGCCATGCAGACCTATGAGATG GTGGATAAACACATTCGAAGGCTCGACGCAGACCTGGCACGCTTCGAAGCAGACCTGAAGGACAAGATGGAGGGCAGTGACTTTGAAAGCTCCGGAGGACGAGGGTTAAAAA AAGGTCgaggtcagaaagaaaaaagaggctcCCGAGGTCGTGGCAGGAGGACCTCAGAAGAAGACActccaaagaaaaagaagcataaagGAGG GTCTGAGTTCACCGACACCATCTTGTCCGTGCACCCCTCTGACGTGCTGGACATGCCCGTGGACCCAAATGAGCCCACCTACTGCCTGTGCCACCAGGTGTCCTACGGGGAGATGATAGGCTGTGACAACCCGGAC TGTCCTATCGAGTGGTTTCACTTCGCCTGCGTGGATCTGACCACGAAACCCAAAGGAAAATG GTTCTGTCCCCGGTGCGttcaggagaggaggaggaggaagtga